tattccactgctaccaagatatatttgaatgaataagaggggggaaagggtcccataaaatcaatgccccatagatcaaacaattctacttccaaaatgaagttctgtggcatctcattcctttttgttaatcctcctgctctttggcattcattacattggtggacaaactccctggcatctttgaagatggttggccaatagaacccactttgtagtatctttgctgctgttctttctggaccaaagtGTCCGCCGTATGtagagccatggcaatgccataatatgTCTTGCATTTCACTCTCAGGGACACATCTTCTAATTATTCCATCAGAACCTCTTTTGAACAAAtaaggttcatcccacaagaacttcctTGATTCATTGAtcagcttcttcacttgttgcttggtgaattcttgaggtatcttccttCCCACTTTGTAGTTAGCTATATCGgcaaaccatggtgtttgttggatcagcataagatgttcatctgggaagctttcattcacaggtaaTGAAGCCTTTTGGATTGTTTCTGGTGgcagccttgacaaatgatcagcaactagattttcggtgcctttcctgtcccttacctcaatgtcaaattcttgtaagagtagaatccacctgatgagtcttggtttggcatcctgttttgacatcaaatacttgagagcagcatgatcagtataaaccacaattttagatcctatcaagtatgatctaaacttatcaaatgcatagactacagccaacaattccttctctgttgtagtgtaatttttttgagcttcattcaatactttacttgcataatatatgacatgatgcaagtttcccttcttctgtccaagtacagcaccaatggcaatctcacttgcatcacacatgagttcaaatggCAGATTCCAATCCGgaggtgtgatgattggtgctgttgtgagtttctgttttaaagtttcaaaagcatgctggcactctttatcaaaaacaaaaggttgatcaatcatcaaaaggttgctcaaaggtttggctattttagaaaaatctttgataaaccttctataaaatcctgcatgccccaagaaacttctaacagatttcacattaattggtggagggagtttttctattatctcaacctttgccttatcaacctctatcccttttcttgaaactttatgaccaagaacaatcccctcaggtaccatgaaatggcacttctcccagtttaaaaccaaattagtttcttggcatcgtttcaagacaagagttagatggtttaAGCAAGTATTGAAACTATCACCAAagacagagaaatcatccataaaaacctctaagaatttttcaaccatatctgagaaaatggaaagcatacacctttgaaaagtagctggggcattgcacaatccgaatggcattcttctataagcaaaaactccaactgggcatgtgaatgaagtcttttcttggtcctttgggtccaccactatctgattatacccagaatatccatccaagaaacaataataagcatggccagccaacctttcgagcatttgatcaatgaaaggaagtgggaaatgatctttgcgtgtggcatcattcagccttctgtagtcaatacacatcctccaccctgtcacagTTCTAGTTGGAATGAgttcacttttctcattaataatgactgtcatccctcctttctttggtaccacttggactgggctTATCCACGAGCTATCGAAAATAGGGTATATGATTCCTGCATTCCATAATTTCATCACTTCCTTCTGGACGACCTCCTTCATTGCAGGGTTGagtcttctctgaggttgaatcactgctttggaattgtcttccaaaagaatcttatgcatgcatactgtGGGGCTGATGCCCTTCAGGTCATCAATTGTCCATCCTAAGGCATCCTTGTGAGTCCTGAGAACATCCagaagctctccttcttctttctttgtcaaagacgagttgatgatcactgggaggatttctgaagtgccaagaaatgcatatttgagatgagagggtaatggcttcagttcttgtTTCCGTACTTCTTCCTCCCTGTCCTGTTTCTCATCTTCAATGAAGGTCTCAGCCACTTGTTCTTCTGTTGCACCTTGATTTCCTTCTTCCTCCTGAGAACTTTCTTCCAGTATTTCTTCCACCAAactctctatcatatccacttTGACATAATCCTCTTGCTCAGGGATGTTttgcattgacttgaaaacattTATGATCATTTGTTCATCATGGATTCTGAAGATCATCTCTCCTTTTTCTACATCAATGATGGCTCTTACTGTGTGTAAAAATGGCCTTCCCAAAATGATAGAGTCACTTCCTTCCTCTTCAgtatccaaaatcacaaaatctgctgggaAGATAAATTCCCCAATCTTCACCAAcaaattttccacaattccattaGGTGTCTTAATGGATCTGTCAGCCATAACTAAtgacatcctggtgggtttgAGCTCTTCTATATCAAGCTTTCTCATCATTGAAAGAGACATTAAATTGATGCTGGCACCAAGGTCACAGAGAGCTTTGTTGAGATTTGTTTTTCCAATGGTGCACGACACTACAAAACCCCCCGGatctttgagttttggtggaATACCTCGTTGAATCACGGCGCTGCATTCCTCAGTGAGTAATATGGTTTCCTTCTCAagccaacttcttttcttattgatgagctccttcaaaaatTTTGCATACAAAGGCATCTGCTCAAGTGCTTCAGCTAGAGGGATATttatttccagcttcttgaaggtttcaaggaatttgtggaaatgttggTCCTTAACCTCTTTATTGAATCTTTGAGGATATGGCAATGGAGATGTGATGCTCTTTCCTATTTGCTGCTGTCCTTGAGTCTTTTCCTTTGGGCTATGTGGCTGGTTCTCCTGTTCTTTGAGTTTCTCATTGCTTTTGGTTGGCACCACAACTTGCTCCTTAGCTTCCTTTGGTTGCTTCTCATCCTCTGTTGGGTCTTTGATGctctctttttgtttctttgtagTGTCATTGTTGCTCGTCAATATTCTCCCACTTCTCAATTGGATCGCCTTGCATTCCTCCttgggatttgggattgtgtcactaggcagtgagcttgaaggtctctcaacagACATCTGCTTGGAAATTTGCCCGATCTGCCTTTCTAGGTTCTTTATGGAGGCCTCATGGTTTTTGTTTGTCATTTCTTggagtttcatcattttttctatCATGGTTTCCAAGTTGGTGATTCTTTGGGGTTCAGGTGGTGCTTGTGGTGGGTTATGAGCTGTGGTTGGTGGATGATAAGAATTTTGATTAGTGGATTGGTATTGGTTGAGATTGGGGTAATTGTTTTGAGGTTTTCTGTAGGTATTTTGGTTTGTTTGCTGCTGGTTGAAATTTTGATTGTGTcttgggttgttttggtttgagttcctctgccatggttgttggtggTTTTGAGTATCTCCCCATCTGAGATTGgggtgatttttccatgaagggttgtatgtatcaccataaacttcatttgaATTAGAATGCATATACTGAACTTGTTCTTGCTGTGGCTCTTCTTGGACTTCTTCATTTTGTCCCCATGTGGCTGATGGTTGGCTAGtgttgactgctgcaacttggaggTTGTCAATTctcttggtcatttgctcaaattgttgttgaatttactgctgcattaatttgttttgagccaggattgaatccactccttctagctccattacgccttttctctgtgatggttggcgacTTCTTTGATGAGAAAAgaagtattggttgttggccaccatatcaataagttcttgagcctcctctgcagttttcatgagctgtaaggaacctccagctgagtgatccaagGATTCCTGAGACTTCAGTgtcaagccttcatagaagttttgcaacttctcccattcattaaacatgttagaaggacattttctgactagagccttgtacctctcccatgcctcatagatgggttcattctccatttgtgtgaatgtttgtacctcagccttcaaccttataaccctctgtggtggataaaacttggcaaggaacttggttaccaagtcatcccagttgttgatgctgtctcttggaaatgattccaaccattgtgtggccttgtccctgagagagaatgggaatagcattaatttgtaactgtcaggaggcactccattagttttgacagtgttacatatcctcaggaaggtggataagtgttgatgtgggtcttcaagtgatcctccaccaaaagagcaattattctgaaccaaagtgatgagttgtgacttaagttcaaaattgtttgcattgacatttggagccaagatgctgctcccacaatgtctaggattggcaaaggtgtaggaagccaaaactctcctctgagGTGGGTTTTCATTGTTGTTCCCTGCTCCTCCTGGTGGATTagttgaatgttcctccatctcatgaaattcttcttctgattcctcttctccaataatattctttcctctttcagctctccTTAACCTCCTGAGGGTCCTCTCATCTTGTTCATGAAGATTTAGTGTGGTTCTTcgtgtacctgacatacaagcatATCATAAGAAATGTACACACCAATGATACTTCAATCTACTGCTAAATTGAaggtttagttagtttaagcaaaaattcaaacagttagtgggttaatcaaaattaaagaaaaagtgcttgatctaaacttaccacctcacttaatcattgtcaatctaatcaatccccggcaacggcgccaaaaacttgatgggatatttttgggttgagaaatgaatctctcccaaagacacaccaatctaaccggcaagtgcaccgggtgtcatcaagtaataaaactcacgggtgtgaggtcgatcccacagggattgaaggattgagcaatttttgttcagtggttgatttagtcaagcgaatcaagatttggttgattgattggtgaattgcagaatttaaattgcattgaaagtaaagggaatggaaattggcatgaatttaaagagaacagaaattaaagtgctgaatcttaagaaacaagaaattaaatggcagaaacttagagtgcaagaaatgtaaattgcaaaatcttaaattgcaagaaatgtaaatggcttgaaatgtaaaggggattgggacttggatttgcaggaattaaacaaagagaagttaaattgcatcaaacaaaAAGTAGATGGGAATTGGGGTTGAAtcagattcaaaacagaaaattaaatgaacaAGTAAAGCAAGAGACAGAAAATTGGAATGggaaattggatctcaggacccagagactagaaaaccaagtctagatctcaatgccttcctagatccaacaagaacaaaagcaatgaaattataaattgcagagaaaatagaagaagaacaattgacagagaaCTAAAATCAATTAAGCAGTAAAAagagatccaaggatgagattgaaacagaattccttcaattctccaacccaagatccaagacaagtgtgattgaaattaaaagcaacaaagctaagaggaagagaatggaattctccttcccccgaaacaagaaactaaagatcactcTGTAACTCAAAAACTAAAGGAAAGCTCTctgaaaaatttctaaaaagggaactccccgaataaattgaattctagcctatttatacactttcttcaattgatcttcaagccttgagttgggcctttgctcttggtggaattgggttgaaagaggccttggttgattgctcttgaagtttggagagagacccaagtgaatcaattgaaccggattgagttttgcaaagttgggtttaaagttagcctcaaagttagggggctaactttgaggccaactttttcTAGCAGCAACACCAATCTTCTGCACTtcacgttggtgccaacgttagggggctaactttgaccctaacgttggccttgctttgtgttggtgtggcgccaacgttagcctccaagttagggggctaacgttggcgcaaatgTTGCAGCCCCTGGAGAACAATTcatatgccaacgttagcctccaagttagggggctaacgttggcgcaaacgttggcagcCCTGGGAGCAAatcttcatgccaacgttagcctccaagttagggggctaacgttggcgcaaacgtgaagCACCCTGGGAGGAATTTTtagcttccaacgttagcctccaagttagggggctaacgttgaggctaacttcaagtccaaaagtttgtgccaacgtttgagggctaacttcaactccaacttcatttattcctggttcaatttcacttgattcattgtcttctcttagcttctagccattccttctcacttcaatccttttccaagctttcttcacctatcataaatcaaccaaacacatcaaagctatgcttgaaatcataagatgatcattctatcctaatatgcaccaattatggcatcaaacctcatgaaattgcataaatttatctatggttgattcaatcaaaggaagcatgaaaatctacctaaattggcttgcttaagcctcaagaaagtgcataattcatgtgaaaacaaaagaaacagactagtgaaactagactaagatgacttgtcatcacgttgcagcgttggctgggggccgttgcaacggatgctgggcgcggtgcaacggatgctgggctcgttgcaacggaggcagggcgcgttgcaacgttggctggggtcgttgcaacggaggcagggcacCATGCAACGTTGGACGTGGCCGTTGCACctgaggcagggcgcgttgcagcgttggcagggggccgttgcaacggatgctgggcgcggtgcaacggatgctggggtccgttgcaacggaggcagggcaggttgcaacgttggctgtggccgttgcaacggaggcaggtcgcgttgcaacgttggctgggggccgttgcaactgatgctggcgcggtgcaacggatgctggggtccgttgcaacggaggcagggcgcgttgcaacgttggctgtggccgttgcaacggaggcaggtcgcgttgcaacgttggctgggggccgttgcaacgttgctcaatctagttaacttccaattgatgaattgtcaatcgaaaaccaatccccagcaacggcgccataaacttgatatgctacgatttaggaaattgcacgatcggcaaaattccttccggcaagtgcaccggttatcgtcaagtaaaaactcacaatagagtgaggtcgaatcccacaaggattggttgagtgagcaattcggattagaaatatgttctagttgagcggaatcaagatttagatgagaattgcggaatgtaaaattgcatgaattaaagagcgagaagctaaattgctgaaattaaaagggatggggtgattgcatgaatttaattgcagaatgtaagagaaagtggtagatcagaaatggggaattcattgggtttcaggagatattgagatctccgaatcaaaacgttttatcccttcctcaaccaatgcattcattgaattttgcttggcaatcttatatgattggatcccaatcccttggctcaccaattctctctaaaaacaaacaaattcccaatcccttggtttaaatgtttataagaagagatgatgctcgatcactgattataccacacagtttcatgaaccacaatttggtaggattacatgtcacaatatccatccaaaccccaatccaattcactgtgagaaagcttctctagcatgaatcctccattcctttcccaaggttccgaaggattccaattatgggtagtttctttcccaagacaactacccaatggaattagatcgagaagctttctaaca
The Arachis stenosperma cultivar V10309 chromosome 7, arast.V10309.gnm1.PFL2, whole genome shotgun sequence genome window above contains:
- the LOC130939711 gene encoding uncharacterized protein LOC130939711, with product MVKEGGWPRGGGDGAAAAAAEGEKKKMEMEECKAIQLRSGRILTSNNDTTKKQKESIKDPTEDEKQPKEAKEQVVVPTKSNEKLKEQENQPHSPKEKTQGQQQIGKSITSPLPYPQRFNKEVKDQHFHKFLETFKKLEINIPLAEALEQMPLYAKFLKELINKKRSWLEKETILLTEECSAVIQRGIPPKLKDPGGFVVSCTIGKTNLNKALCDLGASINLMSLSMMRKLDIEELKPTRMSLVMADRSIKTPNGIVENLLVKIGEFIFPADFVILDTEEEGSDSIILGRPFLHTVRAIIDVEKGEMIFRIHDEQMIINVFKSMQNIPEQEDYVKVDMIESLVEEILEESSQEEEGNQGATEEQVAETFIEDEKQDREEEVESVTDLARRAADAPREGKLWTDTAAGIFPRNRII